In Lentimicrobium sp. L6, the following proteins share a genomic window:
- the rpsU gene encoding 30S ribosomal protein S21 yields MIIVPVKEGENIDRALKKLKRKFERTGVVKELRARKTYIKPTVRKREQKLKAIYVQHLQAQEE; encoded by the coding sequence ATGATTATTGTTCCGGTAAAGGAAGGCGAAAATATTGATAGAGCCTTAAAGAAGTTAAAGAGAAAGTTCGAGAGAACTGGAGTTGTTAAAGAATTAAGAGCTCGTAAAACCTATATCAAGCCTACCGTAAGAAAACGTGAGCAAAAACTCAAGGCTATTTATGTACAGCATTTACAAGCTCAAGAAGAGTAG
- the xerC gene encoding tyrosine recombinase XerC has product MNDPLCGFMSYLEYEKRYSLHTCSAYKVDLEQFLDFVNNDFGVEEMNAISDQMIRSWLASLMDEGLTARSINRKTSSVKSFFKYLSRQEIIKKNPSLKIQGPKQKKRLPVFIEESKMELITDMEVDESSFIEFRDKLIIDLFYSTGIRRAELIGLTLNQIDLSLGQIKVLGKRNKERILPLLPHLLTSLKKYIALREKHFIVESKTEWLFLTEKGKKMYPKLVYRIVNTYLSTVSTQDKKSPHVLRHTFATHMLNNGADLNAVKELLGHASLAATQVYTHNTIEKLKKVYQQAHPKA; this is encoded by the coding sequence ATGAACGATCCCTTATGTGGTTTTATGAGTTATTTAGAGTATGAGAAGCGTTATAGTTTGCATACATGCTCAGCCTACAAAGTTGATCTTGAGCAGTTCCTTGATTTTGTGAATAATGATTTTGGAGTTGAAGAGATGAATGCTATTTCTGATCAAATGATAAGAAGCTGGTTAGCTAGTTTAATGGATGAAGGTTTAACCGCCAGATCAATCAACAGAAAAACAAGCTCAGTGAAATCATTTTTTAAGTATTTATCTAGACAAGAAATAATAAAGAAAAACCCTAGTCTGAAAATCCAAGGTCCTAAACAAAAAAAACGACTTCCTGTTTTTATAGAGGAGTCTAAAATGGAATTGATTACTGATATGGAGGTGGATGAATCATCTTTTATTGAGTTTAGAGACAAGCTGATTATAGATTTGTTTTACTCCACAGGAATCAGACGAGCGGAATTAATTGGTTTAACATTGAATCAAATAGATTTGAGTTTGGGGCAAATAAAGGTCTTGGGAAAAAGAAATAAAGAGAGGATTTTGCCTCTATTGCCCCATTTATTGACAAGTTTAAAAAAGTACATAGCCTTAAGAGAAAAGCATTTTATTGTAGAATCAAAAACAGAGTGGTTATTTCTTACAGAAAAAGGCAAAAAGATGTATCCAAAGCTTGTTTATAGAATAGTTAATACCTATCTTAGCACAGTAAGTACACAGGATAAAAAAAGTCCTCATGTATTAAGGCATACATTTGCAACGCACATGTTGAATAATGGCGCGGATCTAAATGCAGTTAAAGAATTATTAGGTCATGCTAGTTTGGCAGCAACACAAGTGTATACTCATAATACTATAGAAAAATTAAAAAAGGTTTATCAACAAGCTCACCCAAAAGCTTAA
- a CDS encoding HPF/RaiA family ribosome-associated protein, with the protein MKVDIQSIHFDADQKLEARINTKVSKLNTFYDPILGANVNLRLDKSETRENKVAELKVLVTGSEMFSKRQAISFEEAFDQAYEAVRNQLVKHKEKTRT; encoded by the coding sequence ATGAAAGTAGACATTCAATCCATTCATTTTGATGCAGATCAAAAATTAGAAGCACGTATCAATACTAAAGTTTCAAAGTTGAACACCTTTTACGATCCAATACTTGGTGCAAATGTCAATTTGCGTCTCGATAAGTCAGAGACTCGTGAAAATAAGGTGGCCGAACTCAAAGTTTTGGTTACAGGTAGCGAAATGTTTTCAAAACGACAAGCAATTAGTTTTGAAGAGGCATTCGATCAAGCATACGAAGCGGTTAGAAACCAGCTTGTTAAGCATAAAGAAAAAACAAGAACCTAA
- the tuf gene encoding elongation factor Tu, producing the protein MAKEKFDRSKEHVNIGTIGHVDHGKTTLTAAITTVLAEKGLSEIASFDSIDNAPEEKERGITINTAHVEYQTATRHYAHVDCPGHADYVKNMVTGAAQMDGAIIVVAATDGPMPQTREHILLARQVGVPRLVVFMNKVDMVDDEELLELVEMEIRELLDFYKFDGDNTPVIQGSALGGLNLEGKWVEKIMELMDACDTWIPLPERDKDKPFLMPVEDVFSITGRGTVATGRIETGIINTGDPVDIIGMGAEKLKSVVTGVEMFRKILDTGMAGDNAGLLLRGIDKNEIKRGMVIAAKDTVTPHAHFKAEVYILKKEEGGRHTPFHNKYRPQFYFRTTDVTGEIFLPEGVEMVMPGDNLTIEVKLIAEIAMTKGLRFAIREGGRTVGAGQVTEII; encoded by the coding sequence ATGGCTAAAGAAAAATTTGATAGGTCGAAAGAGCACGTGAACATAGGTACTATTGGTCACGTTGATCATGGTAAAACAACTTTAACTGCTGCTATTACAACTGTATTAGCCGAAAAAGGATTGTCTGAAATCGCAAGTTTTGATTCTATTGATAATGCACCTGAAGAAAAAGAAAGGGGTATTACAATTAATACTGCTCACGTTGAGTATCAAACTGCAACTCGTCACTATGCCCACGTTGACTGTCCTGGTCACGCGGATTACGTAAAGAACATGGTAACTGGTGCTGCCCAAATGGACGGTGCGATTATCGTTGTAGCTGCTACTGATGGTCCAATGCCACAAACACGTGAGCACATCCTTTTAGCTCGTCAGGTAGGTGTACCTCGTCTAGTTGTTTTTATGAACAAAGTAGATATGGTAGATGATGAAGAGCTTTTGGAATTAGTAGAGATGGAAATCAGAGAATTATTAGATTTCTACAAATTCGATGGTGATAATACTCCAGTAATCCAAGGATCTGCTTTAGGTGGATTGAACTTGGAAGGCAAGTGGGTAGAAAAGATTATGGAATTAATGGATGCTTGTGATACTTGGATTCCACTTCCAGAACGTGATAAAGATAAGCCATTCCTAATGCCTGTTGAGGATGTATTCTCAATTACTGGTCGTGGTACTGTTGCTACAGGTAGAATTGAAACTGGTATCATCAATACTGGTGACCCTGTTGATATTATCGGTATGGGTGCTGAGAAATTGAAATCAGTTGTTACAGGAGTAGAAATGTTCCGTAAGATTCTTGATACTGGTATGGCTGGTGATAACGCTGGTTTATTATTAAGAGGTATTGATAAGAATGAGATCAAAAGAGGTATGGTAATCGCTGCAAAAGATACTGTAACTCCTCATGCACATTTCAAAGCTGAAGTTTATATCTTGAAGAAAGAAGAAGGTGGACGTCACACTCCATTCCATAATAAATATCGTCCTCAGTTCTATTTCAGAACAACAGATGTTACTGGTGAGATCTTCCTTCCAGAAGGTGTTGAAATGGTAATGCCTGGTGATAACTTGACTATCGAAGTGAAATTAATCGCTGAGATCGCAATGACTAAAGGTTTACGCTTCGCGATTCGTGAAGGTGGTAGAACAGTTGGTGCTGGTCAGGTTACTGAAATCATATAG
- the secE gene encoding preprotein translocase subunit SecE, whose protein sequence is MGLINYAKDSYNELVHKVSWPTWNELQNSAIVVSIASLIIAFMVFLMDISFRELLDGFYGLFS, encoded by the coding sequence ATGGGTTTGATAAATTACGCTAAGGATTCATATAATGAATTAGTTCATAAGGTTTCCTGGCCTACTTGGAATGAACTCCAAAACAGTGCTATTGTAGTATCCATTGCTTCCCTTATTATTGCCTTTATGGTATTTTTGATGGATATTTCGTTTAGAGAACTTTTAGATGGCTTTTATGGCCTCTTTAGTTAA
- the nusG gene encoding transcription termination/antitermination protein NusG yields MSEQKKKWYVVRAVSGKEKKVKEYLESEIRRLKYQDNISQILIPTEKVYQIRNGKKIIKERNYFPGYVLIEVSNLEGEIMHTVKNVPNVIGFLGTKGEPEPIRASEVKRILGKVDELGEKGEELSVPFIVGESVTVIDGPFNSFTGIIEEINEEKRKLKVMVKIFGRKTPLELGFMQVSKES; encoded by the coding sequence ATGAGCGAGCAAAAGAAAAAATGGTATGTAGTCAGAGCCGTTAGTGGGAAGGAAAAGAAAGTTAAGGAATATCTCGAAAGTGAGATAAGGCGACTTAAATATCAAGACAATATCTCGCAAATACTGATTCCTACCGAGAAGGTGTATCAGATTCGAAACGGTAAAAAGATCATTAAAGAAAGGAATTATTTTCCTGGATATGTGTTAATAGAAGTTTCCAATTTGGAAGGTGAAATAATGCATACCGTAAAAAATGTTCCTAATGTTATTGGTTTTCTTGGAACCAAAGGCGAGCCAGAACCTATTCGTGCTTCAGAAGTGAAGCGAATACTTGGAAAAGTTGATGAATTAGGTGAGAAAGGCGAAGAATTAAGTGTTCCATTTATTGTTGGAGAATCGGTTACAGTCATCGATGGACCTTTTAATAGTTTCACTGGAATTATTGAAGAAATCAACGAGGAAAAACGTAAACTTAAAGTGATGGTGAAGATTTTCGGAAGAAAGACTCCATTGGAACTAGGGTTTATGCAAGTAAGTAAAGAGTCATAA
- the rplK gene encoding 50S ribosomal protein L11 has translation MAKEVSGLIKLQIKGGAANPSPPVGPALGAKGVNIMEFCKQFNARTQEQAGKTIPVIITVYKDKSFDFILKTPPVAVQIMEAAKLKKGSPEPNRVKVATITWEQVRGIAEGKMVDMNAFTVESCMSMVAGTARSMGVKIKGERPF, from the coding sequence ATGGCTAAAGAAGTTAGTGGATTAATTAAGTTGCAAATCAAAGGAGGAGCTGCAAATCCATCACCACCAGTAGGACCTGCATTAGGTGCTAAGGGAGTGAATATTATGGAATTTTGTAAGCAATTTAATGCGCGTACACAGGAACAAGCAGGAAAAACAATTCCTGTTATTATTACAGTGTATAAGGATAAGTCTTTTGACTTTATCTTGAAAACGCCTCCTGTTGCTGTACAGATCATGGAAGCTGCAAAACTTAAAAAAGGTTCACCAGAACCTAATAGAGTTAAAGTGGCTACAATTACTTGGGAACAAGTTAGAGGAATTGCTGAAGGAAAAATGGTTGACATGAATGCCTTCACAGTTGAATCATGTATGAGTATGGTAGCTGGTACGGCCCGTAGTATGGGTGTTAAAATTAAAGGTGAAAGACCTTTCTAG
- the rplA gene encoding 50S ribosomal protein L1, with amino-acid sequence MGKITKNRKEALAKYDATKVYSLSEAAEVVKKITMTKFDASVDLDIRLGVDPRKANQMVRGSVTLPHGTGKELKVLVLCTPDKEEEAKAAGADYVGLDEYVAKIKSGWTDIDVVITMPSVMPKVGALGRILGPRGLMPNPKTGTVTMEIGKAVTAAKAGKIDFKVDKFGIIHSGVARVSFTPEQILENARELITLVLKMKPAAAKGTYVKSIFISSTMSPGIQVDLKSVTQ; translated from the coding sequence ATGGGTAAAATCACAAAAAACAGAAAAGAAGCTTTAGCAAAGTATGATGCTACTAAAGTCTATTCTTTGAGTGAAGCTGCAGAAGTTGTAAAGAAAATTACAATGACTAAATTTGATGCTTCAGTTGATCTTGACATTCGTTTGGGAGTAGACCCACGTAAAGCCAATCAAATGGTACGTGGATCTGTAACACTTCCTCATGGAACAGGTAAAGAGCTCAAAGTGTTAGTACTTTGTACACCAGATAAAGAAGAAGAAGCTAAAGCAGCCGGAGCTGATTATGTTGGTCTTGACGAGTATGTCGCTAAGATTAAAAGCGGTTGGACGGATATTGATGTCGTGATCACCATGCCTAGTGTAATGCCAAAAGTTGGTGCACTTGGTAGAATTCTTGGACCTAGAGGCTTAATGCCTAATCCAAAAACAGGTACAGTTACCATGGAAATTGGTAAAGCTGTAACTGCTGCTAAAGCAGGTAAAATTGATTTTAAAGTTGACAAGTTTGGTATCATCCATTCTGGTGTTGCTAGGGTATCGTTCACTCCTGAACAGATTCTGGAAAATGCTAGAGAATTGATTACTCTTGTTCTTAAAATGAAACCTGCTGCAGCTAAAGGTACTTATGTAAAAAGTATCTTTATAAGCAGTACTATGAGTCCTGGAATTCAGGTTGATCTGAAGTCAGTTACCCAATAG
- the rplJ gene encoding 50S ribosomal protein L10 produces the protein MRKENKNQLIASLKATIDEYAHLYVTDIAGLNAEDTSKLRRESFKKEVKLVVAKNTLLKLAMDESDKNFDDIYEVLKGNSSIMFSNVGNAPAKLIKGFRKKGSIPMLKGAYVEESVYIGDDQLDVLANIKSKEELIGDIVMLLQSPAKNVISALQSGGNTIAGLVKTLSERPE, from the coding sequence ATGAGGAAAGAAAATAAAAATCAATTAATCGCATCTTTAAAGGCAACAATAGATGAGTACGCTCATTTGTATGTTACTGATATCGCAGGTTTAAATGCCGAAGATACTAGTAAACTACGTAGAGAGTCTTTTAAGAAAGAGGTTAAGTTGGTTGTAGCTAAGAACACCTTGCTTAAACTAGCTATGGATGAGTCTGACAAGAACTTCGATGATATATACGAAGTACTTAAAGGCAATTCATCAATTATGTTTTCAAATGTTGGTAATGCACCTGCTAAACTTATTAAAGGTTTTAGAAAAAAAGGTAGTATTCCAATGTTAAAAGGTGCTTATGTTGAAGAGTCAGTGTATATCGGTGATGATCAACTCGATGTATTAGCAAACATCAAATCAAAAGAGGAACTTATTGGTGATATCGTTATGTTACTTCAGTCCCCTGCAAAAAATGTTATTTCAGCACTTCAAAGTGGTGGAAATACTATTGCAGGCTTAGTAAAGACATTATCAGAGCGTCCTGAATAA
- the rplL gene encoding 50S ribosomal protein L7/L12 — protein sequence MADIKAFAEQLVNLTVKEVNELAEVLKEEYGIEPAAAAVAMAGPAAGGDEAAEEQTSFDVILKAAGASKLAVVKLVKELTSLGLKEAKGLVDSAPAPLKEGVTKDEAEALKTSLEEAGAEVEIK from the coding sequence ATGGCAGATATTAAAGCATTTGCAGAACAGTTAGTAAACTTAACTGTTAAAGAAGTAAACGAATTAGCAGAAGTTCTTAAAGAAGAATATGGTATTGAGCCTGCAGCTGCTGCAGTAGCAATGGCAGGTCCTGCAGCTGGTGGAGACGAAGCAGCTGAAGAACAAACTTCTTTTGACGTAATTTTAAAAGCAGCTGGTGCATCTAAATTAGCTGTTGTTAAACTAGTTAAAGAATTAACTAGCTTAGGACTTAAAGAAGCTAAAGGATTAGTTGATAGCGCACCTGCTCCATTAAAAGAAGGTGTTACTAAAGACGAAGCTGAAGCATTGAAAACTTCTTTAGAAGAAGCTGGAGCTGAGGTAGAAATTAAGTAA
- the rpoB gene encoding DNA-directed RNA polymerase subunit beta, giving the protein MATYQTDRIKFASSKIQLDYPDFLDIQLKSFQEYFQLETNPENRINEGLFKVFSENFPITDARNNFVLEFIDYFVDPPRYSMDECVYRGLTYSVPLKAKLKLYCTDPEHEDFETIIQDVYLGMIPYMTPKGTFIVNGAERVIVSQLHRSPGVFFGQSRHANGTQLYSARIIPFKGSWMEFSTDINGVLYAYIDRKKKLPVTTLLRAIGYESDKDILEIFDLAQEIKVSKTGLKRVVGNRLAAHVVRKWIEDFVDEDTGEVVSIERTDVIIERETIIEKEHIEAILDSGIKTIFIHKDSEASKDYAIIFNTLQKDSANSEKEAVEYIYRQLRNAEPPDEETARGIIDKLFFSDSRYDLGEVGRYRINTKLQLTTSLDTRVLTKEDIIHIIKYLIKLVNSKTDVDDIDHLSNRRVRTVGEQLYQQFGVGLARMARTIRERMNVRDNEVFTPTELINAKTLSSVINSFFGTNQLSQFMDQTNPLSELTHKRRISALGPGGLSRERAGFEVRDVHYTHYGRLCTIETPEGPNIGLISSLCVYAKIDKLGFIETPYYKVEKGVVKKFEDPIYLSAEQEENKIIAQATTLMSDDGVIERDKVKARSLADYPIIPKEEVDLIDTAPNQIASIAASLIPFLEHDDANRALMGSNMMRQAVPLLNSEAPIVGTGIEGNVARDSRVLINAEGEGVVEYVDAKEIVIRYSRDERARLVSFDDDIKKYSLPKFMRTNQNTSVNLRPIVKRGDKVVKGQVLCEGYATQNGELALGRNLKVAFMPWKGYNFEDAIVISEKVVKEDIFTSVHVEEFTLEVRDTKRGVEELTNDIPNISAEATKDLDENGIIRIGADITAGDILIGKITPKGESDPTPEEKLLRAIFGDKAGDVKDASLKAPPSMIGVVINKMLFSRKIRDRRSKSKEKDLIDTLEETFQKEVAELKNKLVDKLIVLVSGKTSQGVYDNYNEPIIPKKSKFSQKLLMSIDYLNVNPIGWTTDSEKNDMIKEVINNFTLKYKQALAEVNRNKMMTTIGDELPSGIVQMAKVYVAKKRKLKVGDKMAGRHGNKGIVAKIVREEDMPFLKDGSPVDIVLNPLGVPSRMNLGQIYETVLGWAGKELGLRFSTPIFDGASLDQINDYMRQANLPMNGAVHLYDGGTGERFDQMATVGYIYMLKLHHMVDDKMHARSIGPYSLITQQPLGGKAQFGGQRFGEMEVWAVEAFGAANVLQEILTIKSDDVIGRAKAYEAIVKGDNMPKPGIPESFNVLVHELKGLGLSVNFDK; this is encoded by the coding sequence TTGGCAACTTATCAAACAGACCGAATAAAATTTGCATCATCAAAAATTCAGCTGGATTACCCTGACTTTCTTGATATTCAACTTAAATCTTTTCAGGAGTATTTCCAACTGGAAACAAATCCTGAAAATAGAATTAATGAAGGATTGTTCAAAGTATTTAGCGAGAATTTTCCTATAACAGATGCAAGAAATAACTTTGTATTAGAATTTATCGACTATTTTGTTGATCCTCCAAGATACTCTATGGATGAGTGTGTATATCGAGGCTTAACTTATAGCGTACCTCTAAAAGCAAAGTTGAAATTATATTGTACAGATCCTGAACATGAGGATTTTGAAACTATCATACAAGATGTTTATTTAGGGATGATTCCTTATATGACTCCCAAAGGTACTTTTATTGTTAATGGCGCTGAACGAGTAATTGTATCACAGTTGCATCGTTCTCCTGGTGTTTTCTTTGGACAAAGTCGTCATGCCAACGGAACCCAATTATATTCTGCTCGAATCATTCCTTTTAAGGGATCTTGGATGGAATTCTCTACTGATATCAATGGTGTTCTTTATGCCTATATCGATAGAAAGAAAAAATTACCTGTAACGACATTGCTTAGAGCAATTGGTTATGAAAGTGATAAAGATATTTTAGAAATATTTGATTTAGCTCAAGAAATAAAAGTTTCTAAAACTGGACTGAAAAGAGTTGTCGGAAATAGACTTGCCGCTCATGTTGTTCGTAAATGGATAGAAGATTTCGTTGATGAAGATACTGGAGAAGTTGTTTCTATTGAAAGAACGGACGTTATTATTGAGCGTGAAACCATCATTGAAAAAGAGCATATTGAAGCGATTTTAGATTCTGGAATTAAAACTATTTTTATTCATAAGGATTCTGAAGCTAGTAAGGATTATGCTATTATTTTTAATACTTTACAAAAAGATTCTGCCAACAGTGAGAAAGAAGCTGTTGAATATATATATCGTCAGTTAAGGAATGCTGAGCCACCAGATGAGGAAACTGCTCGTGGCATTATTGATAAATTATTCTTCTCTGACAGTCGTTATGATTTAGGTGAAGTGGGTCGTTATAGAATTAACACCAAACTTCAATTAACTACTAGTTTAGATACTAGAGTATTAACAAAAGAAGATATCATTCATATCATCAAATATCTAATTAAGTTAGTGAATTCTAAAACTGATGTAGATGATATTGATCACTTAAGTAATCGTAGAGTTAGAACTGTAGGAGAACAATTATACCAGCAATTTGGTGTAGGTTTAGCACGTATGGCACGTACTATTCGTGAAAGAATGAATGTGCGTGATAACGAGGTGTTTACTCCAACAGAATTGATTAACGCCAAAACATTATCATCTGTTATTAACTCTTTCTTTGGAACCAATCAGTTATCTCAGTTTATGGATCAAACGAATCCGCTTTCTGAGTTAACACACAAGAGAAGAATTTCTGCTCTAGGTCCAGGTGGACTGTCTAGAGAAAGAGCTGGTTTTGAGGTGCGTGATGTCCACTATACTCACTATGGTCGTTTATGTACTATTGAAACTCCTGAGGGTCCAAACATTGGTTTGATATCTTCACTATGTGTTTATGCGAAAATTGATAAACTAGGTTTTATAGAAACACCTTATTATAAAGTAGAAAAAGGTGTTGTTAAGAAATTTGAAGATCCTATATATCTAAGTGCAGAGCAAGAAGAGAATAAGATTATTGCTCAAGCTACTACTTTAATGAGTGATGATGGAGTTATCGAAAGAGATAAAGTTAAAGCTCGTTCACTTGCGGATTATCCTATTATTCCGAAAGAAGAAGTAGACCTTATCGATACTGCTCCTAACCAAATAGCATCTATAGCTGCTTCTTTGATTCCATTCTTGGAGCATGATGATGCTAACCGTGCTTTAATGGGTTCAAACATGATGCGTCAAGCAGTGCCTTTATTGAATTCTGAGGCTCCAATTGTTGGAACAGGAATTGAAGGTAATGTAGCTCGTGATTCTCGTGTGCTTATAAATGCAGAAGGCGAGGGTGTTGTAGAATATGTGGATGCTAAAGAAATTGTTATTCGTTATTCTCGTGACGAAAGAGCTCGTTTGGTAAGTTTTGATGATGATATCAAAAAATATAGCCTGCCAAAGTTTATGCGTACCAATCAGAATACTAGTGTTAACCTTCGACCTATCGTTAAACGTGGTGACAAAGTCGTGAAAGGTCAAGTATTATGTGAAGGCTATGCTACTCAAAATGGTGAATTAGCTCTTGGTAGAAACTTGAAAGTGGCTTTCATGCCTTGGAAAGGTTATAACTTTGAGGATGCTATTGTTATCTCTGAAAAAGTTGTTAAAGAAGACATTTTTACTTCTGTTCACGTTGAAGAATTTACTCTAGAAGTAAGAGATACAAAACGTGGAGTGGAAGAGTTAACTAATGATATTCCTAATATTAGTGCTGAAGCGACTAAGGATTTGGATGAAAATGGTATCATTAGAATTGGTGCTGATATTACTGCGGGTGATATTTTGATTGGAAAGATTACACCAAAAGGTGAAAGTGATCCAACACCAGAAGAGAAATTATTACGTGCTATCTTTGGTGATAAAGCTGGTGATGTAAAGGATGCTTCATTAAAAGCACCTCCATCGATGATTGGTGTTGTTATTAATAAAATGTTGTTCTCAAGAAAGATAAGAGATCGTAGATCAAAATCTAAAGAAAAAGATCTAATTGATACATTAGAGGAAACTTTCCAAAAGGAAGTAGCTGAATTAAAGAATAAACTAGTCGACAAGTTGATCGTTTTAGTTAGTGGTAAGACAAGTCAAGGTGTTTATGATAATTATAATGAGCCTATCATTCCTAAGAAATCTAAATTCTCTCAGAAATTATTAATGAGTATCGATTATCTAAATGTAAATCCTATTGGATGGACTACAGATTCCGAGAAGAATGACATGATTAAAGAAGTCATTAATAATTTCACCTTGAAATATAAGCAAGCTTTAGCTGAAGTGAACAGAAATAAAATGATGACTACTATTGGTGATGAATTACCAAGTGGTATTGTTCAAATGGCAAAAGTTTATGTGGCTAAGAAAAGAAAATTAAAAGTTGGTGATAAAATGGCGGGCCGTCACGGTAACAAAGGTATTGTTGCTAAGATTGTTCGTGAAGAAGATATGCCATTCTTAAAAGATGGTTCTCCTGTAGATATCGTATTGAATCCACTAGGAGTACCTTCAAGAATGAACTTGGGACAGATTTACGAAACTGTTCTTGGGTGGGCTGGTAAAGAGCTTGGCTTACGATTCTCAACCCCAATTTTTGATGGTGCTTCTCTTGATCAAATAAATGATTATATGCGTCAAGCTAATCTTCCTATGAATGGTGCGGTGCATCTTTATGATGGTGGAACAGGGGAACGCTTCGATCAAATGGCAACTGTTGGATATATCTATATGTTGAAACTTCACCACATGGTGGATGACAAGATGCACGCTCGTTCTATTGGACCTTACTCATTAATTACGCAGCAACCTCTTGGAGGTAAAGCCCAGTTTGGTGGTCAGCGTTTTGGTGAGATGGAAGTTTGGGCTGTTGAAGCATTTGGTGCTGCCAACGTTCTTCAAGAAATTCTTACCATTAAGTCTGATGATGTTATTGGCCGTGCTAAAGCTTATGAAGCTATAGTTAAGGGTGATAATATGCCAAAGCCTGGTATTCCTGAATCGTTTAATGTTTTAGTACATGAACTTAAAGGTTTAGGATTGAGTGTTAATTTTGATAAGTAA